In the Borrelia turicatae 91E135 genome, one interval contains:
- a CDS encoding ribonuclease HII yields MICGIDEVGRGCIFGPVLSAAVIFKGNPKFLNALDDSKKLNKSKREYLSSLILENSYYAFAEVPNEIIDKINIHHASLLAMQIAYEKLNIECNLVLVDGKFIPKIKAKKIQAIIKGDSIINEIKAASIIAKVQRDKLMDEYDKIYPLYALKKNKGYPTKEHKDAIKKYGISRLHRRSFQLI; encoded by the coding sequence ATGATTTGTGGAATTGATGAAGTTGGACGAGGTTGTATCTTTGGACCTGTTTTAAGTGCAGCTGTTATCTTTAAAGGAAATCCCAAATTTTTAAATGCACTAGATGATTCAAAAAAACTTAACAAATCAAAAAGAGAATACCTATCATCATTAATACTCGAAAATTCATATTATGCATTTGCAGAAGTACCTAATGAAATTATTGATAAAATCAATATTCATCATGCTTCACTCCTTGCAATGCAAATTGCATATGAAAAATTAAATATAGAATGCAATTTGGTACTTGTGGACGGAAAATTTATTCCAAAAATAAAAGCTAAAAAAATCCAAGCAATAATTAAAGGAGATTCTATAATTAATGAGATAAAAGCAGCATCAATCATTGCAAAAGTACAAAGAGACAAATTGATGGATGAATACGATAAAATTTATCCTCTATATGCACTTAAAAAAAACAAAGGATATCCAACAAAGGAACATAAAGATGCAATAAAAAAATATGGAATTTCAAGGCTTCACAGAAGAAGCTTCCAACTCATTTAA
- a CDS encoding DUF3276 family protein: protein MGERGEVYSDKLFTNSDRTYFFNVKENRKGDYFLNIVESKRNVNGDFERHSVFVYEENIEEFESNLLRAISVVKKKISKNSVTRGDYHNDFDRHRERSKNGNLSFDRNYRFSDKSRDENN, encoded by the coding sequence ATGGGCGAGAGAGGGGAAGTATATTCTGATAAGTTGTTTACAAATTCTGATAGAACTTATTTTTTTAATGTCAAAGAAAATAGAAAGGGCGATTATTTTTTGAATATTGTAGAGAGTAAGAGAAATGTTAATGGAGATTTTGAGAGACATTCGGTTTTTGTTTATGAAGAAAATATTGAAGAATTTGAGTCAAATTTATTAAGAGCTATTTCTGTGGTTAAGAAAAAAATTTCTAAGAATTCGGTTACAAGAGGGGACTATCATAATGATTTTGATCGACACAGAGAAAGGAGTAAAAACGGCAATCTTAGTTTTGACAGAAATTATCGTTTTTCAGACAAATCCAGAGATGAGAATAATTAA
- the gap gene encoding type I glyceraldehyde-3-phosphate dehydrogenase: MKLAINGFGRIGRNVFKIAFERGIEVIAINDLTDPKTLAHLLKYDSTFGIYNKKVEARDGAIIVDGKEIKIIAERDPKNLPWGKLGVDVVIESTGVFSSATSDRGGYLDHVEHAGAKKVILTVPAKDEIKTIVLGVNDHEITSDLKAVSNASCTTNCLAPLAKVLHETFGIEQGLMTTVHAYTNDQKILDLPHADLRRARAAALSIIPTSTGAAKAVGLVLPELKGKLNGTSMRVPVPTGSIVDFTVQLKKKDVTKEEINSALKKASESRELSGILGYTEDPIVSSDIKGNSHSSIVDGLETMVLLNGFVKVLSWYDNEFGYSTRVVDLAQKLVK, translated from the coding sequence ATGAAGCTAGCTATTAATGGCTTTGGGCGTATAGGTAGAAATGTTTTTAAAATTGCTTTTGAGAGAGGAATTGAAGTTATTGCAATAAATGACTTAACAGATCCTAAGACACTTGCTCATCTTTTAAAATATGATTCAACTTTTGGAATATATAATAAAAAAGTAGAGGCAAGAGATGGGGCAATTATAGTAGATGGAAAAGAAATAAAGATTATTGCTGAACGCGATCCAAAAAACCTTCCTTGGGGCAAACTTGGAGTTGATGTTGTAATTGAATCAACAGGTGTATTTTCATCAGCAACAAGTGATAGAGGTGGGTATCTTGATCATGTTGAGCATGCCGGTGCTAAAAAAGTAATTTTGACAGTACCTGCTAAGGATGAGATTAAGACAATTGTACTTGGTGTAAATGATCATGAGATTACTTCTGATTTGAAAGCTGTTTCTAATGCTTCATGCACAACAAACTGTCTTGCACCTCTTGCAAAAGTTTTGCATGAGACTTTTGGGATTGAACAAGGTCTTATGACTACTGTTCATGCTTATACAAATGATCAAAAAATCCTTGATTTGCCACATGCTGATCTTAGACGAGCACGAGCTGCGGCTCTTTCAATTATTCCTACTTCAACAGGTGCTGCTAAGGCTGTTGGACTTGTTTTACCTGAACTTAAGGGTAAACTTAATGGTACTTCTATGAGAGTTCCTGTTCCAACAGGTTCTATTGTCGACTTTACAGTTCAACTTAAGAAAAAAGATGTTACAAAAGAAGAGATTAATTCTGCGCTTAAGAAAGCATCAGAGTCTAGAGAACTTAGTGGTATTTTAGGATATACAGAAGATCCAATAGTATCTTCAGATATTAAGGGAAATTCTCATTCTTCAATAGTTGATGGTCTTGAAACAATGGTGTTATTAAATGGTTTTGTAAAAGTACTTTCATGGTATGACAATGAATTTGGGTATTCTACAAGAGTAGTTGACCTTGCACAAAAGTTAGTGAAATAA
- the secG gene encoding preprotein translocase subunit SecG — translation MELFRLLIFVFFIITSFMIVLLVLFQDEQGDSIGGVFGGGSSSIFGAKSSNIAIRITAFFITLFFIFVIALSFINTRRVDNSLLKDVKTNEKSSTFWNDDTNQNEENEDVVNEDTLKKEK, via the coding sequence TTGGAGTTATTTAGATTGTTAATTTTTGTCTTTTTTATTATTACTTCATTTATGATTGTTTTGTTAGTCTTATTTCAAGATGAACAAGGTGATAGTATTGGAGGCGTATTTGGAGGTGGTAGTTCTTCTATTTTTGGAGCAAAATCTTCAAATATTGCGATAAGAATTACAGCATTCTTTATTACGCTTTTCTTTATTTTTGTGATAGCATTGTCTTTTATTAATACCAGAAGAGTTGATAACAGTTTGTTAAAGGACGTTAAGACAAATGAAAAAAGTTCAACATTTTGGAATGATGATACAAATCAAAATGAAGAAAATGAAGATGTTGTTAATGAAGATACTTTAAAGAAAGAAAAATAA
- a CDS encoding queuosine precursor transporter: MNNEILWFIMLICTYSSLIIIYKLFGKKGLFAWVTSSVIIANIQVLKQITIFGFNATLGNIIYASSYVATDILSEFYGRKISKKAVYIGFISFIAFAFITNIQLYFSTSSSDIYLKSLESIFSSIPILLVASIIAYIISQLNDIYLYQFIKDKFPKFLFIRSNGSTLVSELIDTIIFVSIATYFNIFPKEAYLDIVISTYFIKGFAGILGTPFIYIAKCVYQNKKNSI, translated from the coding sequence TTGAATAACGAAATTTTATGGTTCATTATGTTAATCTGTACTTATTCAAGTCTAATTATTATATACAAACTTTTTGGAAAAAAGGGATTGTTCGCATGGGTAACATCATCTGTAATTATCGCAAATATTCAAGTTTTAAAGCAAATCACAATATTTGGATTTAATGCCACACTTGGTAATATTATTTATGCTTCATCATATGTTGCAACAGATATTTTATCAGAATTTTATGGTCGAAAAATTTCAAAAAAAGCAGTTTATATTGGATTTATAAGCTTCATAGCTTTCGCATTCATCACAAATATTCAACTTTATTTTTCAACAAGTAGTTCCGATATATATTTAAAAAGCCTAGAAAGCATTTTTTCTTCAATTCCAATTCTATTAGTTGCATCAATTATCGCATACATCATATCTCAACTAAATGACATATACCTATACCAATTTATTAAAGATAAATTCCCAAAATTCTTATTTATAAGAAGCAACGGCTCAACATTAGTAAGTGAGCTAATAGACACAATAATCTTTGTAAGTATTGCAACATATTTTAATATATTCCCAAAAGAAGCTTATTTAGATATAGTAATTTCCACATATTTCATTAAAGGATTTGCAGGCATACTAGGAACTCCTTTCATTTACATTGCAAAATGTGTATATCAAAACAAAAAAAATTCAATATAA
- the tpiA gene encoding triose-phosphate isomerase encodes MRKIFLAGNWKMHYTSMEAAGVAKQIVDGVKNIKDDVVVMITPPFTSLCKVCEVTRGSNVLLGAQNMSYEDSGARTSEISPSMLLEFGVDYVILGHSECRTYLGDTDEVVNKKVLAGLKHPFKYLILCIGETLEERENNKTLDVVLNQIRKGLISVSESDLKRIILAYEPVWAIGTGKTATKEEAQEVHRAIRHEVELLYSVSAANNIIIQYGGSVNIDNVKGLMGESDIDGALIGGASLKADSFLNIVNKVAK; translated from the coding sequence ATGAGAAAGATATTTTTAGCGGGAAACTGGAAAATGCACTATACAAGTATGGAAGCCGCAGGTGTTGCTAAACAAATTGTAGACGGAGTTAAAAATATTAAGGATGATGTTGTGGTTATGATAACACCTCCATTTACATCTCTTTGTAAAGTTTGTGAAGTTACGAGAGGAAGTAATGTTCTTCTTGGTGCGCAAAATATGTCTTATGAGGATAGTGGAGCAAGAACAAGTGAAATTTCTCCTTCTATGCTTTTGGAATTTGGGGTCGATTACGTAATACTTGGGCACTCTGAATGTAGAACTTATCTTGGGGATACTGATGAAGTAGTAAATAAAAAAGTTCTTGCAGGACTTAAACATCCATTTAAATATTTGATTCTTTGTATTGGGGAAACTCTTGAGGAGAGAGAGAATAATAAAACTTTGGATGTTGTTTTAAATCAGATTAGAAAAGGATTGATTTCTGTGTCTGAATCTGATCTTAAACGAATAATTTTAGCTTATGAGCCTGTATGGGCAATTGGAACTGGAAAAACGGCAACAAAAGAAGAGGCCCAAGAAGTTCACAGAGCAATTAGGCATGAGGTTGAATTATTGTATTCAGTTTCAGCGGCAAATAACATTATTATTCAGTATGGTGGTTCTGTTAATATTGATAATGTGAAAGGCCTTATGGGTGAGAGTGATATTGATGGAGCATTGATTGGTGGTGCATCTTTAAAGGCCGATTCATTTTTGAATATAGTTAATAAGGTTGCCAAATAG
- the ung gene encoding uracil-DNA glycosylase: MEVKIEESWKEMLKGEFCKSYFKRLVNFIKNEYKTKKDKIFPSPKLIFNAFDSLPFKDIKIVILGQDPYHGKGQANGLAFSVNSDIKIPPSLQNIFKEIERSLKIKTIPNGDLTRWATQGVFLLNSILTVEEGRPSSHKDIGWEIFTNEVIKIISKNLNNVVFMLWGNFARGKKELIDASKHLILETSHPSPYSAHNGFLGSNHFSQTLKYLKEHNKISIDFQ; encoded by the coding sequence ATGGAAGTAAAGATAGAAGAATCTTGGAAAGAAATGTTAAAAGGCGAATTTTGCAAAAGCTATTTCAAAAGACTTGTGAATTTCATAAAAAACGAATATAAAACTAAAAAGGACAAAATATTTCCATCACCAAAATTAATATTTAATGCATTTGATTCTTTGCCATTTAAAGATATAAAAATAGTAATACTTGGACAAGATCCGTATCATGGAAAAGGACAAGCCAATGGTTTAGCCTTTTCTGTTAATTCAGATATCAAAATACCCCCATCACTACAAAATATTTTTAAAGAAATAGAGAGAAGTTTAAAAATTAAAACTATTCCAAATGGAGATCTAACACGATGGGCAACACAAGGCGTATTTTTACTAAATTCAATATTAACAGTAGAAGAAGGACGTCCATCATCTCACAAGGACATTGGCTGGGAAATTTTTACAAACGAAGTAATAAAAATTATTTCAAAAAACCTAAATAATGTTGTGTTTATGTTATGGGGTAATTTTGCAAGAGGAAAAAAAGAATTAATAGATGCATCAAAACATTTAATTCTTGAAACAAGCCACCCATCCCCTTATTCTGCACATAACGGTTTTTTAGGCTCAAATCATTTTAGTCAAACTTTAAAATATCTAAAAGAACACAATAAAATTTCAATAGACTTTCAATAG
- a CDS encoding TrmH family RNA methyltransferase: MSNEILKRIEILSEFITQRRRERIDEVLSNRTNYLTLVLEDIFQPQNASATMRTIEILGLSNIHIIETNNTYTLNPGVVLGASKWIDIIKYQCVESAFDNLKGNGYKIVATSLDNEAIFLDDFPIDDKMAIFFGTELTGLSNTVLENADLHLKIPMYGFTQSYNLSVAVSIVFYSLISRLRKSSIKYLLNEDEKLVLKLDYYRKIVKKYQTIEKLKLF, encoded by the coding sequence GTGAGTAATGAGATCTTGAAGAGAATAGAAATTTTGTCTGAATTTATCACGCAAAGAAGGCGAGAGAGAATAGATGAAGTGTTAAGTAATCGCACAAATTATTTGACACTTGTACTTGAAGATATTTTTCAGCCTCAAAATGCAAGTGCGACGATGCGTACGATTGAAATTTTGGGACTTAGTAATATTCATATTATTGAGACCAATAATACATATACTTTAAATCCAGGTGTTGTTCTTGGAGCTTCAAAATGGATAGATATAATTAAATATCAATGTGTTGAGTCTGCATTTGATAATCTGAAGGGTAATGGATATAAAATAGTAGCTACATCATTAGATAATGAGGCTATATTTCTTGATGATTTTCCAATTGATGATAAAATGGCAATATTTTTTGGGACAGAATTAACAGGACTTAGTAATACAGTCTTAGAAAATGCTGATTTGCATTTAAAAATTCCAATGTATGGGTTTACTCAAAGTTATAATCTTTCTGTAGCCGTTTCAATAGTCTTTTATTCATTGATTAGTCGTTTAAGAAAAAGTTCTATTAAATATTTGTTGAATGAAGATGAAAAATTGGTTTTAAAACTTGATTATTATAGAAAAATTGTAAAAAAGTATCAGACTATTGAAAAACTTAAGCTTTTCTAA
- a CDS encoding VUT family protein, which yields MTILSNLIILKKVFIFEQQISLAGIIFLSILCSLNLITEKYNDKLAIESTTLNMFIHITFVIMIHFTLYFQQNEFDTSNIHLKVLFNNASYTAIIFTGTYIIYLCNYVNIKIYSILQKNNISNKLINHNLSRLCSACIAYILANISMHVIAQLYPGNNINMVESSWIFTITIMIIDTFIYYFLNALKVRKA from the coding sequence ATGACAATACTTTCAAATCTCATCATATTGAAAAAAGTATTTATATTCGAACAGCAAATAAGCCTAGCAGGAATAATATTTCTCTCAATTCTTTGCTCATTAAACCTGATTACAGAAAAATACAATGATAAATTAGCAATAGAGTCAACAACATTAAACATGTTTATACATATAACTTTTGTAATAATGATTCATTTTACATTATATTTTCAACAAAATGAATTTGATACTTCTAATATACATTTAAAAGTATTGTTTAACAATGCTTCCTATACTGCAATAATTTTCACTGGAACATACATTATATATTTATGTAATTATGTTAACATAAAAATATATTCTATATTACAAAAGAACAACATAAGCAATAAATTGATAAATCATAATTTGTCAAGATTATGTTCCGCATGTATAGCTTATATATTAGCTAACATCTCAATGCATGTGATAGCACAATTATATCCTGGCAATAATATCAACATGGTAGAAAGCTCATGGATTTTTACTATCACAATCATGATAATTGATACTTTTATCTATTATTTTTTAAATGCTTTGAAAGTTAGAAAAGCTTAA
- a CDS encoding phosphoglycerate kinase, with protein MSIKTIKDCDFAGKRALVRCDFNVPLKEGNITDDTRIRAALPTIEYLKSQGARVILMSHLGRPKGEKNLKYSLMPVAKRLSELLGQDVKMLPDCIGDEVATTVSCMKNGDIVLLENLRFYKEEEENCDAFVRKLSQNGDIFVNDAFGTAHRAHASTAGLAAYLPAVGGFLMEKEDEFLGKILRNPESPFVAIIGGSKVSSKIAVLESLLPKSNVMVIGGGMAYTFLKVEGYSIGQSLLENEYIDVASSFLKKAKELDVKVILPLDHVVASEFREDSIPEYVDSVDIPNDKVGMDIGEKTLRKIEEVLVSAKTVIWNGPLGVFEFNSFSKGTAKVAEYVASCSGITVVGGGDSVAAVNKFNLSEKITHVSTGGGASLEYLEGKVLPGIKVLEK; from the coding sequence ATGTCAATAAAAACGATAAAGGATTGTGACTTTGCAGGCAAACGTGCTTTAGTAAGATGTGATTTTAATGTTCCCTTGAAAGAAGGGAACATTACTGATGATACCAGGATTAGGGCTGCATTACCTACAATAGAGTATCTTAAGTCTCAAGGAGCCAGAGTGATTCTTATGAGTCATTTGGGTAGGCCAAAGGGAGAGAAAAATCTTAAATATTCTCTTATGCCTGTTGCTAAAAGGTTGTCGGAACTATTAGGACAAGATGTTAAGATGCTACCTGATTGCATCGGTGATGAAGTAGCAACTACTGTTTCTTGTATGAAAAATGGAGATATTGTTTTGCTTGAGAATTTAAGATTTTATAAGGAAGAAGAAGAAAATTGTGATGCTTTTGTAAGGAAATTATCTCAAAATGGTGATATTTTTGTAAATGATGCTTTTGGAACTGCTCATAGAGCACATGCTTCTACAGCAGGACTTGCAGCTTATTTACCAGCTGTTGGTGGATTTTTAATGGAAAAAGAAGATGAATTTTTGGGCAAAATTTTAAGAAATCCTGAGAGTCCATTTGTTGCAATAATTGGTGGTTCAAAAGTTTCTTCAAAAATTGCAGTACTGGAATCTCTTTTGCCAAAATCAAATGTAATGGTAATTGGTGGTGGAATGGCATATACTTTTTTAAAGGTAGAAGGGTATTCTATTGGACAGTCTCTTTTAGAGAATGAGTATATTGATGTGGCTTCATCTTTTTTGAAAAAGGCAAAAGAATTAGATGTAAAAGTTATTTTACCACTTGATCATGTTGTTGCAAGTGAATTTAGGGAAGATTCTATTCCTGAGTATGTTGATTCTGTTGATATCCCTAATGATAAGGTTGGGATGGATATTGGTGAGAAAACTTTGAGAAAAATTGAAGAAGTTCTTGTTAGTGCAAAGACTGTGATTTGGAATGGGCCTCTTGGGGTCTTTGAATTTAATTCTTTTTCTAAAGGTACAGCAAAGGTTGCAGAATATGTTGCAAGTTGTTCTGGAATTACGGTTGTTGGTGGAGGAGATTCAGTGGCTGCTGTGAATAAATTTAATTTATCTGAAAAGATAACCCATGTTTCAACAGGGGGTGGCGCTTCTCTTGAATATCTTGAGGGAAAAGTTTTACCAGGTATAAAAGTGTTGGAGAAGTAA
- a CDS encoding AAA family ATPase: protein MFLEKIGLLGFKSFVKMQELKLNSSLNFIVGPNGCGKSNLLDAIRFCIGEDNLSVLRVKYITDLISDVKSGESNFAEVTLFFNNEDLSVSDFRDRFYIRRRLYKDGTSEYFLNNDTLNLKSYESLINKLRLKNSPYMFINQGKIEKISSSGSINLKSLIEEASGIDMLRVEEEQAYKRLEKSKENLNSLWTLRDELNEKYEKIKNDFFLKGKYQKLKMDLEILEKNLRLKKLFNINFELNELKSKLDIKDIDKILSLNSFSIESVKEKLEFYSFREKNVIKNIEVIKKEIETLKSKLLEIEIKIQKLEHDRKGKLNLADIFMSNKVQIESVKVGINEELVDLNNSLQSKKKDFFTVTDEINRYTRSFFELVDLVLSISKESNIEEFELLKKNILNSLKYFEDTLSIKYIKEIRENLLKYIVKEDKLLNLLKEKIEPIFEQNVDLRKFLLAKNNSKTSLAKEITTIEGLVSNKTAKLNEILGEIEYTELSRLKNEDEIKLIDSNLRFLFETRDELRERLNNLNLKLDELSLERSDINVNLDKFLSEAKGSELVASNEINSLNLLDAFKNSSYYEYMKKQAEYDILFNSSLDIADEIKDFNLVNKNLEKFEFTEDMAKIGALQKEINMIEHNNYIFFNVEREYNEIKEKVERISSQIDDLNSTKESLNKLRKKIKREIDKRFNDAFNEINNHFVYFFNRMFTGNGSLFYGKDSGEIEIKIDFKDKLAKGNKMLSGGEHSLISIAFLFALYYYSPASFCVLDEIDASLDFENSNKLSVLLKELGQRVQLFIITHNMYVAQGSKNLIGVTSDNGESVIFNI, encoded by the coding sequence TTGTTTTTAGAAAAAATAGGACTTTTAGGTTTTAAATCTTTTGTTAAAATGCAGGAATTAAAATTAAATAGTAGTTTAAATTTTATTGTCGGGCCTAATGGTTGTGGAAAAAGTAATTTGTTAGATGCAATTCGTTTTTGTATAGGAGAAGATAATTTAAGTGTTTTAAGAGTTAAATATATAACAGATTTGATTTCTGATGTTAAGTCTGGAGAATCTAATTTTGCTGAAGTAACTCTTTTTTTTAATAATGAAGATTTATCTGTGAGTGATTTTAGAGATAGATTTTACATTAGAAGAAGGCTTTATAAAGATGGTACAAGTGAATATTTTTTGAATAATGATACTTTAAATCTTAAAAGTTATGAAAGTCTTATCAATAAGTTAAGGCTAAAGAATTCACCTTATATGTTTATTAATCAAGGTAAAATTGAAAAAATTTCTTCAAGTGGAAGTATTAATTTGAAATCTTTAATAGAAGAGGCGAGTGGAATAGATATGCTTAGAGTTGAAGAAGAACAGGCATATAAGAGATTGGAAAAGTCCAAAGAAAATTTGAATTCTCTTTGGACTTTAAGAGATGAGTTGAATGAAAAATATGAAAAGATCAAAAATGATTTTTTTCTTAAGGGTAAGTATCAAAAATTAAAGATGGATTTAGAGATATTGGAGAAGAATTTAAGATTAAAAAAACTCTTTAATATTAATTTTGAGTTAAATGAACTTAAGAGCAAATTGGATATTAAGGATATAGATAAGATTTTATCTTTAAATAGCTTTTCTATTGAAAGTGTTAAGGAAAAGTTAGAATTTTATTCTTTTAGAGAAAAGAATGTTATTAAGAACATTGAGGTAATTAAGAAAGAAATTGAAACTTTAAAATCCAAATTGCTTGAAATAGAGATCAAGATTCAAAAATTAGAACATGACAGAAAAGGAAAATTGAATTTGGCAGATATTTTTATGAGCAATAAAGTGCAAATTGAATCGGTAAAGGTTGGCATAAATGAAGAACTAGTGGATTTAAATAATTCACTTCAATCTAAGAAGAAAGATTTTTTTACTGTTACTGATGAAATAAATAGGTATACTAGAAGTTTTTTTGAACTTGTTGATTTAGTTTTATCAATTTCTAAGGAGAGTAACATAGAAGAATTTGAACTGCTAAAGAAAAATATTTTGAATTCTTTAAAATATTTTGAGGATACTTTAAGTATAAAATATATTAAAGAGATTAGGGAAAATTTACTTAAGTATATAGTCAAAGAAGATAAGCTTTTAAATTTATTAAAGGAAAAAATTGAACCTATCTTTGAGCAGAATGTTGATTTAAGGAAATTTTTGCTTGCAAAAAATAATTCTAAGACTAGTCTTGCAAAGGAAATCACTACTATTGAGGGGCTGGTGTCGAATAAAACGGCAAAATTAAACGAGATATTAGGAGAAATTGAATATACAGAGCTTTCTAGGCTTAAGAATGAAGATGAGATTAAATTGATAGATAGTAATTTAAGATTTTTATTTGAAACTAGGGATGAACTTAGAGAAAGACTTAATAATTTGAACTTAAAATTAGATGAACTAAGTTTGGAGAGAAGTGATATTAATGTTAATTTGGATAAATTTTTAAGTGAAGCTAAGGGTAGTGAATTAGTTGCTAGTAATGAGATTAATTCTTTAAATTTGTTAGATGCTTTTAAAAATTCATCTTATTATGAATATATGAAAAAACAGGCAGAATATGATATTTTATTTAATTCTAGTTTAGATATTGCAGATGAGATAAAAGATTTTAATCTTGTTAATAAGAATTTAGAAAAATTTGAATTTACAGAAGATATGGCTAAAATAGGTGCTTTACAAAAAGAAATTAATATGATTGAACATAATAATTATATTTTTTTTAATGTTGAGAGAGAATATAATGAGATAAAAGAAAAGGTTGAGAGAATAAGTTCACAAATAGATGATTTAAATTCGACTAAGGAATCTTTAAATAAGCTGAGAAAAAAAATAAAAAGGGAAATTGATAAAAGATTTAATGATGCTTTTAATGAAATTAATAATCATTTTGTTTATTTTTTTAATCGAATGTTTACGGGCAATGGGAGTCTTTTTTATGGTAAGGATTCAGGTGAGATAGAAATCAAAATAGACTTTAAGGATAAATTAGCAAAGGGAAATAAAATGCTTTCTGGGGGTGAACATTCTTTAATTAGCATAGCATTTTTATTTGCTTTGTATTATTATTCTCCTGCTTCATTTTGTGTTCTTGATGAAATAGATGCTTCTCTTGATTTTGAAAATAGTAATAAGCTATCAGTACTTTTAAAGGAACTTGGTCAGAGAGTGCAATTGTTTATAATAACTCATAATATGTATGTTGCTCAAGGAAGTAAAAATTTAATCGGTGTTACTAGTGATAATGGAGAAAGTGTAATATTTAATATATAA